The following are encoded together in the Anaerostipes caccae L1-92 genome:
- a CDS encoding sensor domain-containing phosphodiesterase — MDEAEYSFLGTAIDSEKEFSDGPDNLARYVFRILYDMEDIDEAVQMILEIVGKQFDVSRAYVFESSEDGECCSNTYEWCNNGIVPVKEKLQNLAYSQFGDYQNLFKDNSVFYCRDIRTLTREQTEIFEAQGISSTLQCAFWNENNLSGFLGFDECTGVRLWTKDEVNALSLISQILATFLQKKKILERNEKIEQELQFVREAGFPVRCDDNDCHIAAEKSIVDCIHCLTSSGYLEDSIEYVLEIIREYYQSDRVYIMEIEEERGIARNTYEICAKGVEPQITFLQNIPIEAAVFWLKGFETRDYIRIENIENLGEDRSLEYEILKEQGIQSLLAVPLYVKGMIKGFLGIDDAKRYKNNIRYLRELSYFLENEIAKNALKSKLEQMSYQDSMTGLENRNSYTQYCGDFLEDRPVPAGVIFMDINGLKIMNDKKGHMYGDILIGYIANKMKQFFPEGRKFRLSGDEFLIVTERIEYSKFRTMLSAMEKSLSEDGRCIVSVGTSWSDVQEDLPELVNKAERLMAINKHDYYRENKNIAAEKVPLLRELLGSIVKKEFLVYLQPKLHVKTGQIDSAEVLVRYREKDGSIVSPFKFVPLLESEGLISYIDFFVMEEACRLLTKWKNTSLSDMKLALNFSRITLFDDHFFENFCKIFGKYDLKPDQLELEITETQETLNKKQMAYLLKQLKNYGFCIALDDFGVEYSSYEFLMMASFDILKIDKGIIQKYQKSDKGDILVKHIIQMSHAIGIQCCAEGVETEEQFEFMKKAGCDYIQGYLIDKPAAAGQFEAKYIK; from the coding sequence GTGGATGAAGCAGAATATTCTTTTTTAGGCACGGCGATAGATTCGGAGAAGGAATTTTCAGACGGACCGGATAATCTGGCGCGCTATGTATTCCGAATTCTATATGATATGGAAGATATCGATGAGGCTGTTCAGATGATTCTTGAAATTGTAGGAAAGCAGTTTGATGTGAGCCGTGCATATGTTTTTGAAAGCAGTGAGGACGGAGAGTGCTGTTCCAATACATATGAGTGGTGCAACAACGGTATAGTTCCTGTAAAAGAAAAACTGCAGAATCTTGCGTACAGTCAGTTTGGAGATTACCAAAACCTGTTTAAAGACAATTCGGTTTTCTATTGCCGGGATATTCGTACATTGACACGGGAGCAGACAGAAATATTTGAGGCACAGGGCATAAGTTCAACTCTTCAGTGTGCCTTTTGGAATGAAAATAACCTGAGCGGATTCCTTGGATTCGATGAGTGCACGGGTGTCCGCCTGTGGACAAAAGACGAAGTAAATGCCCTGTCGCTGATCTCACAGATTTTGGCTACGTTTTTGCAAAAGAAAAAGATTTTAGAACGGAATGAGAAGATAGAACAAGAACTGCAGTTTGTCCGGGAGGCGGGATTCCCTGTTCGCTGCGATGATAATGACTGCCATATTGCAGCGGAGAAAAGTATTGTAGATTGTATCCATTGTCTTACTTCTTCTGGATATCTGGAAGATTCTATTGAATATGTATTGGAGATCATCAGAGAGTATTATCAGTCGGACCGCGTCTATATTATGGAAATAGAAGAAGAGCGCGGCATTGCCCGCAATACATATGAAATTTGTGCTAAGGGTGTGGAACCTCAGATAACATTTCTGCAGAATATTCCTATCGAGGCGGCAGTATTCTGGCTTAAAGGATTTGAAACCAGGGATTATATAAGAATAGAGAACATTGAAAATCTGGGAGAGGACCGGAGTCTGGAATACGAAATATTAAAAGAACAGGGGATTCAGAGTCTTCTTGCTGTCCCTCTGTATGTTAAAGGGATGATAAAAGGATTTCTGGGGATTGATGATGCCAAAAGATATAAGAATAACATTCGTTATCTGAGAGAACTCTCCTATTTCCTTGAAAATGAAATAGCAAAAAACGCTTTGAAAAGCAAACTGGAACAGATGAGCTATCAGGACTCTATGACCGGTCTGGAAAACCGGAACAGTTATACACAATACTGCGGAGACTTTTTGGAAGACAGACCGGTCCCGGCAGGGGTTATCTTTATGGATATCAATGGGCTTAAGATCATGAATGATAAGAAGGGTCATATGTATGGGGATATTCTGATCGGATATATCGCAAACAAAATGAAACAGTTTTTTCCGGAGGGCAGGAAATTCCGCCTCAGCGGAGATGAGTTTCTGATCGTGACAGAAAGGATTGAATACAGTAAATTCAGAACAATGCTCAGTGCCATGGAAAAAAGCCTGTCTGAAGACGGCCGGTGTATTGTTTCAGTTGGAACATCGTGGAGCGATGTACAGGAAGACCTGCCGGAACTGGTGAATAAAGCAGAACGGCTCATGGCCATTAATAAACATGATTATTACAGAGAAAATAAGAATATTGCCGCAGAGAAAGTACCATTATTAAGAGAACTTTTGGGATCGATTGTAAAGAAAGAGTTTTTAGTATATCTGCAGCCTAAGCTGCATGTAAAAACAGGACAGATAGACAGTGCTGAAGTATTAGTACGGTACAGAGAAAAAGACGGGTCTATCGTATCACCGTTTAAATTTGTTCCACTGCTGGAAAGTGAGGGACTGATTTCCTATATCGATTTTTTTGTCATGGAAGAAGCGTGCAGACTGCTTACAAAGTGGAAAAACACCAGCCTGTCTGATATGAAACTTGCACTAAATTTTTCTAGAATTACATTATTTGACGACCATTTTTTTGAAAACTTCTGTAAGATTTTCGGGAAATACGATTTAAAACCGGACCAGCTTGAACTGGAGATCACAGAGACTCAGGAGACATTGAACAAAAAACAGATGGCCTATCTTCTTAAGCAGCTGAAGAATTATGGTTTTTGTATTGCTTTAGATGATTTTGGAGTAGAATACTCTTCCTATGAATTTTTGATGATGGCAAGTTTTGATATATTGAAGATCGACAAAGGAATTATACAAAAATATCAAAAGTCAGACAAGGGAGATATTTTGGTAAAACATATTATTCAAATGAGTCATGCGATCGGAATTCAGTGCTGCGCAGAAGGGGTGGAGACAGAGGAACAATTTGAGTTTATGAAAAAGGCAGGCTGCGATTATATCCAGGGATACCTGATCGATAAACCGGCTGCAGCAGGACAGTTCGAAGCAAAATATATAAAATAA
- a CDS encoding GntR family transcriptional regulator yields MSNYHSQEQTIYRNLSGKIQMGFYDNGERFPSVKEIADRFHVSYCPAQRALKLLEKDGQIKLYRGSATAVLKKPYENYLESNVFKRRIKSVLDLCHSLELISPALCTYNIQHFKKASSSLWLKKIAQGQHAGRGLYQQFERSLHLLGNQTVLSLYYDISSFSGSAFLDILYLKYGKEKADSFLQHIASEYADCIRNQHQDTSFVLQEKLEKLCGTFFDAIKDYLRNTECDADSKAQEFFSCEPRKGRTRYCDVVAIDMICRINQDVYPVGTRLPNSHTLADIYHISGITVRRTIALLNKLGVTETVNGVGTFVISRGGPDIPYKLKDLTLDDNMRNFLEALQILAIISVPVMLVSLPHVPRKMLKELFAAASIPDEKKSLVHAVSIGLQSVIRYCPFAAVQEIYKKLTLLLLKGSILRLEETGAEPVTGWTKISASIRKSCAHSDYEQLARAFQSLFQNNFASSKQLLLEIGVEGVEKITGF; encoded by the coding sequence ATGTCTAATTACCACAGTCAGGAACAGACCATTTACCGCAATCTTTCAGGTAAAATACAGATGGGTTTTTACGATAATGGAGAGCGGTTCCCTTCTGTTAAAGAGATTGCTGATCGTTTCCATGTCTCTTATTGTCCTGCACAGAGAGCACTCAAACTGCTTGAAAAGGATGGACAGATAAAACTTTACCGCGGAAGTGCCACTGCAGTTTTAAAGAAACCCTATGAAAATTATCTTGAAAGTAATGTTTTTAAACGGCGTATAAAATCAGTGCTGGATTTATGCCACAGTCTTGAGCTGATCTCTCCGGCACTCTGCACTTATAATATTCAGCATTTTAAAAAAGCATCCTCTTCTCTCTGGTTAAAAAAAATTGCACAGGGACAGCATGCCGGACGCGGTCTTTACCAGCAGTTTGAACGTTCTCTGCATTTGCTGGGCAATCAAACTGTACTCAGCCTTTATTATGACATCAGTTCTTTTTCTGGGAGTGCATTTCTGGATATCTTATATTTAAAATACGGAAAAGAAAAAGCGGATTCCTTCCTGCAGCATATTGCCTCAGAATATGCAGACTGTATCCGAAATCAACATCAGGACACTTCGTTTGTTCTTCAAGAAAAACTGGAGAAATTATGCGGCACATTTTTTGATGCCATCAAAGATTATCTCAGAAACACAGAGTGCGATGCGGATTCCAAAGCGCAGGAATTTTTCAGCTGTGAGCCCCGCAAAGGGCGTACCCGCTACTGTGATGTCGTTGCGATTGATATGATCTGCAGAATCAATCAAGATGTCTATCCTGTCGGCACACGGCTTCCTAACAGTCATACTTTAGCAGATATTTATCATATTTCCGGGATTACTGTCCGGCGAACGATTGCTCTTCTTAATAAGCTGGGCGTCACAGAAACAGTCAACGGGGTGGGTACTTTTGTTATTTCCCGGGGCGGACCAGATATTCCATATAAACTGAAGGACTTGACTTTGGATGACAATATGAGAAACTTTTTAGAAGCTCTGCAAATTCTGGCGATCATCAGCGTTCCGGTTATGCTTGTATCTCTCCCACATGTCCCGCGTAAAATGCTGAAGGAACTTTTTGCGGCTGCATCCATACCCGATGAAAAAAAATCTTTGGTACATGCGGTCAGCATCGGGCTGCAGTCTGTAATCAGGTACTGTCCCTTTGCGGCTGTGCAGGAAATTTACAAAAAGCTTACGCTCCTGCTGTTAAAAGGAAGTATCCTTCGCCTGGAAGAAACAGGTGCTGAACCAGTTACCGGATGGACTAAGATTTCTGCGTCTATTCGAAAAAGCTGCGCCCATTCAGACTACGAACAGCTCGCCCGCGCATTCCAAAGTCTTTTTCAGAATAATTTTGCTTCCTCAAAACAGCTTCTTTTGGAAATTGGCGTGGAAGGTGTCGAAAAAATCACCGGATTTTAA
- a CDS encoding Cof-type HAD-IIB family hydrolase produces MKKYKGIVFFDYDGTTVDDTDNIRKATQKTIESLGRLKENGYLTMLCSGRSKRFLEADIDKFEGAITCNGSYTEVGGQVVSDIHISEEAMQKVISGYFSEDTALHMETQDVTYYMHYDQPFYHDFRNFLGFPERWFAPWETRKGENITKIVINYNREELMDEIQTEFEGELQCVKPFEDMNILDIMSRGITKGNAIINLMDRYGISKKDCYAFGDSDNDIEMLEAVGTGIVMGRHSRAAGKAADMLTGTVREEGITMALESIGLI; encoded by the coding sequence ATGAAAAAGTACAAAGGGATCGTTTTCTTTGATTATGACGGAACGACCGTGGACGATACAGATAATATTAGAAAAGCAACCCAAAAGACAATAGAATCTCTCGGAAGACTAAAGGAAAACGGGTATCTGACGATGCTGTGTTCGGGGCGCAGCAAACGTTTTCTGGAAGCGGATATCGATAAATTTGAGGGAGCTATCACCTGCAACGGGTCCTATACGGAAGTCGGCGGACAGGTTGTCAGTGATATTCACATTTCTGAAGAGGCGATGCAGAAGGTCATTTCCGGATATTTTTCAGAAGATACGGCTCTGCATATGGAGACACAGGATGTTACATATTATATGCACTATGATCAGCCGTTTTACCATGATTTCCGGAACTTTCTTGGATTTCCGGAACGCTGGTTCGCACCGTGGGAGACAAGAAAGGGAGAGAATATTACGAAAATCGTGATAAATTACAACAGGGAAGAGCTGATGGATGAAATACAGACGGAATTTGAAGGGGAGCTGCAGTGTGTGAAACCTTTTGAAGATATGAATATTTTAGATATTATGTCAAGAGGGATCACCAAGGGAAATGCTATTATAAATCTCATGGACCGGTATGGAATCAGCAAAAAAGACTGTTATGCCTTCGGCGATTCCGATAACGACATCGAGATGCTTGAGGCTGTAGGAACCGGCATTGTGATGGGGCGGCACAGCAGGGCAGCAGGAAAAGCGGCTGACATGCTGACGGGCACCGTAAGAGAAGAAGGCATCACAATGGCGCTGGAATCAATAGGACTGATATAA
- a CDS encoding YczE/YyaS/YitT family protein, with amino-acid sequence MKKSNLFRGIFYAAGLFILALGITLNTKTGLGVSPIISVSYSISAIWNLNFGNMTLVLYGIFVAAEMLLHTIRNKRSMKRESTILVHANKVDLKLVLLMDLLQFPLSLVFTRFLNVFSAWIPDLSSLSPDSFAGSSLGRFTFLAIAVVLTGIGAAMSLNMRVIPNPGDGIVQAIADCVGKETGLVKNCFDILNISVTAMTGMIFAGKIVGIGIGTVAAVIGVGRTISIFNHFVREKMDTLAGMQAR; translated from the coding sequence ATGAAGAAATCGAATTTGTTCAGGGGAATTTTTTATGCGGCGGGGCTTTTTATACTGGCTCTGGGGATTACTTTAAATACAAAAACAGGCCTGGGTGTATCGCCGATCATATCAGTTTCATACAGTATTTCAGCTATATGGAACCTCAATTTCGGAAATATGACGCTGGTTCTCTATGGAATCTTCGTGGCTGCTGAAATGCTTCTTCATACCATCAGAAATAAACGGAGCATGAAGAGGGAAAGCACCATACTTGTACACGCAAATAAGGTCGATTTAAAGCTGGTGCTTCTTATGGACTTGCTGCAGTTTCCGCTGAGTCTGGTTTTTACACGATTTTTAAATGTTTTTTCAGCATGGATACCTGATCTTTCCTCGCTTAGTCCGGACAGCTTTGCCGGAAGTTCTTTAGGGAGGTTTACATTCCTGGCCATTGCGGTGGTTTTGACCGGGATCGGTGCGGCCATGTCTTTAAACATGCGGGTAATTCCAAATCCCGGAGATGGAATTGTACAGGCAATTGCGGACTGTGTCGGGAAGGAAACCGGACTTGTGAAGAACTGCTTTGACATATTAAACATCTCCGTTACGGCTATGACAGGCATGATTTTTGCGGGGAAAATCGTCGGGATTGGCATTGGAACGGTGGCCGCAGTGATCGGAGTCGGACGAACGATTTCAATATTCAACCATTTTGTCAGGGAGAAAATGGACACGCTGGCGGGGATGCAGGCAAGATAA
- a CDS encoding sensor domain-containing diguanylate cyclase, which produces MTHREKIGCMAADGSPIDLSEAMIFEWDIEQDRITCTQSNGVEVCIRDVCFDTDQADSTFLRIHPEDIPALAEFRNRVRQGNLYSMSEFRWKDSEERYTWCRIYAIIRYDGQKKPVKAVGSVWNIQKEKQRIQKLRYRAEKDALTGVYNREETEKRIKRYLEMHSDNQCALFMIDTDNFKQINDTKGHMLGDVVLTEMASGMKKLMRESDIVGRIGGDEFAIFMKNIPSSQAAEKRAGELSEMFAHLFEDEKQEVQVTCSIGIALSRRMERILIPYTGVRTMLFIRQKSREKADTYCITKRNLSVWMKQNILF; this is translated from the coding sequence ATGACACACAGAGAAAAGATCGGTTGTATGGCAGCAGATGGGTCCCCTATAGATTTGTCAGAAGCAATGATTTTCGAATGGGATATAGAACAAGACAGGATAACATGTACGCAGAGCAATGGAGTAGAAGTTTGTATCAGAGATGTGTGTTTTGACACAGACCAGGCTGACAGCACATTTCTTCGGATCCATCCGGAAGATATTCCGGCACTGGCTGAGTTCAGGAACCGGGTAAGACAGGGGAATCTATACTCTATGTCAGAATTCCGGTGGAAAGATTCTGAGGAAAGGTATACCTGGTGCAGAATCTATGCGATTATCCGCTATGACGGACAGAAAAAGCCTGTCAAGGCAGTTGGAAGTGTCTGGAATATTCAGAAGGAGAAACAAAGAATACAGAAATTGCGGTATCGGGCAGAAAAAGATGCTCTGACAGGGGTATATAACCGGGAAGAGACAGAGAAGAGGATAAAGCGTTATCTTGAGATGCACTCAGACAATCAGTGTGCTCTGTTTATGATTGATACAGATAACTTTAAACAGATCAATGATACAAAAGGACATATGCTGGGAGATGTGGTACTCACAGAAATGGCTTCGGGAATGAAAAAGCTCATGAGGGAAAGCGATATTGTGGGCAGGATCGGAGGAGATGAGTTCGCCATATTCATGAAGAATATTCCTTCATCACAGGCGGCTGAAAAAAGAGCGGGAGAGCTGTCGGAAATGTTCGCCCATTTGTTTGAAGATGAAAAACAGGAAGTCCAGGTGACCTGCAGTATTGGGATAGCCCTTTCACGGAGAATGGAAAGGATTTTAATTCCTTATACCGGTGTGCGGACCATGCTCTTTATCAGGCAAAAAAGCAGGGAAAAAGCAGATACGTACTGTATAACAAAGAGAAATCTTTCTGTGTGGATGAAGCAGAATATTCTTTTTTAG
- a CDS encoding DUF2089 domain-containing protein — MKKIISRCPVCRNDLAVTRLKCNSCNTIIENNFRLSKFDYLSDEDLYFTETFIRCRGNIKEVEKALGISYPTVRSKLDTVIKELGYESAPDEQPVQKEEILKALENGEITAEQAIAQLK, encoded by the coding sequence ATGAAAAAGATTATCAGCCGCTGTCCCGTGTGCAGGAATGACCTGGCCGTCACAAGACTCAAATGTAACTCCTGCAATACCATCATTGAAAATAATTTCAGACTCAGCAAATTTGATTATCTTTCAGACGAAGATCTGTATTTTACAGAGACTTTTATCCGCTGCCGGGGAAATATCAAAGAGGTTGAGAAGGCGCTCGGCATATCCTATCCCACGGTCCGGTCCAAACTGGACACAGTGATCAAAGAACTCGGTTATGAATCAGCTCCCGATGAACAGCCGGTTCAAAAAGAAGAAATTTTGAAAGCACTGGAAAACGGTGAAATAACAGCGGAACAGGCAATCGCACAGTTAAAATAG
- a CDS encoding response regulator, whose translation MTDRKIELPSEGGSVEQNRSQEKKAEYFKWMLDEYVGNIYISDIDSYELLYLNKTSCDTLCLPKEQLIGRKCYEVIQGRTSPCPFCNNDCLTEDEFYEWEFYNPVLKRSFLIKNRIIDWEGHRARIELSNDNLSPEYKLEKRDREREAIIRTIPGGFARVDAEDLRTVIWYGGGFLQMIGYTEEQFENELQSKCDYVHPDDIERTVEIMEKSRETGEDTAAEGRIVTRDGKIKILTMTFSYVSAKDSWDGKDSFYSIGIDITKEREEQERQKTALQDAYQAARVANAAKTNFLSSMSHDIRTPMNAIMGMAAIAQANLECPDKIQDCLNKINTSSRHLLSLINEVLDMSKIESGKINISLEQISLPDMIGAVMDMCLPLINGKHQQFQMSIGHVNHEHVIADGDRLRQVLMNLISNAVKYTPEGGTITLRINEQYSPNPKKSQYEFICIDTGIGISEEFLPHIFEPFSRAEDSRISKIQGTGLGMAITENIVRMMNGTISVESKIGTGSKFTVSVPLEICGEEEVCTEELSGRPVLVVDDDRMTCESAAALLVELGMRGEWVLSGKEAVSRVVEAHNAAEDFFAVILDWKMPEMDGLEATKAIRENLGGHVPIIVISAYDYSEIEEQFLEAGADAFITKPLFKSKILQVLQLFVSVDKEDDTGDNEEEKQTGIEGKRVLLVEDNDINREIVIELLEMNHVHVDSAGNGQLGKEAFEASAPGDYSAILMDIQMPVMNGYDATAAIRSMERDDARKIPIIALTANAFTADAAMGYSAGMNDYLAKPVDIERLLDVLQKWID comes from the coding sequence ATGACAGATCGGAAAATAGAGCTGCCGTCAGAAGGAGGCAGTGTGGAGCAGAACAGGAGTCAGGAAAAGAAAGCAGAATACTTTAAATGGATGCTGGATGAGTATGTGGGGAATATTTATATCTCAGATATTGATTCCTATGAGCTTCTGTATCTCAATAAGACTTCCTGTGATACCTTATGCCTTCCGAAAGAACAGCTGATAGGAAGAAAATGTTATGAAGTGATTCAGGGAAGGACATCTCCCTGTCCTTTCTGCAATAATGACTGTCTCACGGAGGATGAATTCTATGAATGGGAATTCTACAATCCGGTTTTGAAACGTTCGTTTCTGATCAAAAACCGTATTATTGACTGGGAAGGGCATAGGGCACGGATTGAACTGTCTAATGATAATCTGAGTCCGGAATATAAACTGGAGAAAAGAGACAGGGAAAGAGAAGCCATTATACGGACAATACCCGGCGGATTTGCCCGGGTGGATGCCGAGGATTTAAGAACGGTTATCTGGTATGGCGGAGGGTTTCTGCAGATGATCGGCTATACTGAGGAACAGTTTGAAAATGAACTTCAGTCTAAATGCGACTATGTGCATCCGGATGACATAGAACGCACGGTGGAGATCATGGAAAAATCCAGAGAGACCGGTGAAGATACAGCGGCAGAGGGGCGTATTGTAACCCGGGACGGAAAGATTAAAATCCTCACAATGACCTTCAGTTATGTCAGCGCGAAAGACAGCTGGGACGGGAAAGATTCTTTCTACAGCATTGGGATTGATATTACAAAGGAGAGAGAAGAGCAGGAACGGCAAAAAACGGCACTGCAGGACGCATATCAGGCAGCGAGAGTAGCAAATGCAGCCAAGACAAACTTTCTTTCTTCTATGTCTCATGATATACGGACACCGATGAATGCCATTATGGGCATGGCGGCCATCGCACAGGCAAATCTGGAATGTCCGGACAAGATACAGGACTGCCTGAATAAGATCAACACTTCAAGCAGGCATCTGCTCAGTCTCATCAATGAAGTTTTGGATATGTCTAAAATTGAGAGCGGAAAGATAAATATTTCGTTAGAGCAGATCAGTCTGCCCGACATGATTGGGGCAGTTATGGATATGTGCCTGCCGTTAATTAATGGAAAGCATCAGCAGTTTCAGATGAGTATCGGACATGTAAACCATGAACATGTGATTGCGGACGGTGACCGTCTCCGCCAGGTCCTGATGAACCTGATTTCGAATGCTGTAAAATATACGCCGGAAGGCGGAACGATTACGCTGCGTATCAATGAGCAGTATTCACCGAATCCAAAGAAAAGTCAGTATGAATTTATTTGTATTGACACAGGAATTGGAATATCAGAAGAATTTCTGCCGCACATTTTTGAGCCTTTTTCAAGGGCAGAGGATTCCAGAATCAGTAAAATTCAGGGCACAGGCCTGGGAATGGCAATTACAGAGAATATCGTCCGTATGATGAATGGGACGATCAGTGTGGAGAGCAAGATTGGTACAGGAAGTAAGTTTACGGTATCTGTCCCGCTTGAAATCTGCGGGGAAGAAGAGGTATGCACAGAAGAACTATCCGGCCGGCCGGTACTGGTAGTGGATGATGACCGGATGACATGCGAGAGCGCTGCTGCACTTTTAGTTGAATTAGGCATGCGGGGAGAATGGGTGCTGTCCGGGAAAGAGGCGGTCAGCAGAGTTGTAGAGGCACATAACGCGGCGGAGGACTTCTTTGCAGTGATATTGGACTGGAAAATGCCGGAGATGGACGGGCTGGAGGCCACAAAAGCGATACGGGAAAATTTAGGCGGGCATGTGCCGATTATTGTGATATCTGCTTATGATTATTCCGAAATTGAAGAACAGTTTTTAGAGGCGGGCGCCGACGCATTTATAACGAAACCTCTGTTTAAGTCGAAGATTCTTCAGGTACTTCAATTGTTTGTCTCTGTGGACAAAGAAGACGATACAGGAGACAATGAGGAGGAAAAACAGACAGGAATAGAAGGGAAGAGGGTGCTTCTGGTTGAGGACAATGATATTAACAGAGAAATTGTCATAGAACTCCTGGAAATGAATCATGTGCATGTAGACTCAGCCGGAAACGGACAGCTCGGTAAAGAAGCTTTCGAGGCATCTGCACCGGGTGATTACAGTGCTATTCTAATGGATATTCAAATGCCGGTTATGAACGGGTATGATGCAACAGCTGCCATACGAAGCATGGAGAGAGACGATGCCCGCAAAATCCCGATCATAGCGTTGACGGCAAATGCGTTCACTGCTGATGCGGCAATGGGCTATAGTGCAGGGATGAATGATTACCTTGCAAAACCTGTAGATATTGAGCGCTTATTAGACGTGCTGCAAAAATGGATTGATTAG